TACTTAAGTCTAAATTAGCAGATATGGATCTTTCTGTAAGAGCCCTTAACTGTCTTAAAGCTGCTGAAGTAGAAACTCTTGGAGAATTGGTTTCTTACAGTAAGTCTGATTTGATGAAATTCAGAAATTTTGGTAAAAAATCTTTGACAGAACTAGAAGAATTAGTGCATTCAAAAGGTCTTAACTTCGGTTTCGACGTTGCAAAATATAAATTAGACGCTGATAATTAATTAATAATGAGACACGGTAAAAAATTCAATCACTTAGGAAGAACAGCCTCTCACAGAAGCGCTATGCTTTCTAATATGGCTTGTTCTCTAATTGAGCATAAAAGAATCAACACTACTGTAGCTAAAGCTAAGGCTTTGAGAGTATATGTTGAGCCTCTATTAACAAAAGCAAAAGAAGATACTACACACAATAGAAGAATTGTTTTTTCATATCTTCAAAACAAAGAGGCAGTTACTGAATTATTCAGAACTGTAGCTCCTAAAATCGCTGAGAGAAACGGTGGTTATACAAGAATCATCAAAACAGGTTTCAGACCAGGTGATGCTGCTGATACTGCTCTTATCGAATTGGTAGACTTCAACGAGCTTTACAATCCTAATGCTGAAGAGAAGAAAACTACAAGAAGAAGCAGAAGATCTGCAACAGCTCCTAAGAAAGAGGCTGTAGTAGCTGAAGCTCCTGTAGTAGAAGAAAAAGCTGCTGAGCCAACGGCTGAAGCTGCTGATTCTACAGAGGAAAAAACTGAAGAATAATATTCATCAGATATATAAAAAAAACCGTTCAGATTTCTGAGCGGTTTTTTTATGTTTTAGATCTTCGTTTTTACAAGCTGAATCAAATTATCTCCCTGATCGAGAATCAGGCTGTCGCCTTTCACAGTGGCCTTCATATCCATCTTTTCGTAAGTGGTTTCATTTCCTTTAGATTCCACTTTATTTAAGATGAAAGTTTTATTGTTGCTTCTTACGCTCATGGTATTTTCATCATAATTGAAAACCACCTTCACCAAATTTCCGTCTGTTGCTTTATAAACGTAATCTGTTTTTACAGATTTTTTTCCGTTTACATCCGTCGAGTAATGAATGGTGGAGTCTACCTTGCCATTATCTGCCAAAATAGGTTCCGAACCATCAGATTTCATCACACTTTTATTTCCGCTTTCTGTTGATTTTTTACAGCTAATTACCGCCAACATTAGTATAGCGTTTAGCACTATTACAGTTTTTTTCATGATTCTTACAGTTTGATATTTTGCTTGATTTTTATTCTTTAATTTTATGAAAATTACACCTTACAATATGAAAAAAATTATCCAAAACTTCGGTACAATTGTTTTGATTTTTTTGAGCAGCTTTTTGTTTTCACAAAATACAAATTCAAGCTTCGAAATCAAAAATAGCAGTTTTTTGTTAAACGGAAAACCATTTACCATTTATTCCGGTGAGATGCATTATCCGCGAGTTCCTCAGGAATATTGGAAACATCGTTTGCAGATGATGAAAGCCATGGGTTTGAATACCGTTGCCACCTATGTTTTCTGGAATTATCATGAAGAATCACCTGGCAAATGGAACTTCTCAGGAGAAAAAGATTTAAAAAAATTTATTAAGACCGCTCAGGAAGTTGGTTTGTATGTAATCATTCGCCCCGGACCTTACGTTTGCGCGGAATGGGAATTCGGTGGTTATCCGTGGTGGTTGCAGAAAAATAAAAACTTAGAGATCCGAACAGATAATAAAGCGTTTCTTGATGAATGTGAGAAATACATTACTCAGCTAACGAAGCAGATTGTTCCTCTTCAAATCGATCATGGAGGCCCAATCATTATGGTTCAGGCTGAAAACGAATTTGGCTCTTACGTGGAGCAACGAAAAGAGATTTCCTTGGAGCAACATCGAAAATACAGTTATAAAATAAAAGACATGCTTTTAAAACATGGGATTACCGTTCCTTTGTTTACTTCGGATTCAAGCTTTTATTTCGTGGGCGGTTCTATTAAGGGAGCACTTCCTACCGCAAATGGTGAAAATAATGTTGATGTTCTTAAAAAAAGCGTGGATGAATACCATGGCGGAAAAGGACCTTATATGGTGGCTGAATATTATCCCGGCTGGCTGGATCATTGGGCGGAACCTTTTGTGAAAGTCAGCACTGAAGATGTGGTAAAGCAGTCTGAAATTTATATTAAAAATGGGGTTTCATTTAATTATTATATGATTCATGGTGGAACTAACTTCGCCTTTACGAGCGGTGCCAATTATGATAAAAATTCAGATATTCAACCTGATCTCACGAGCTACGATTATGATGCGCCAATAAGTGAGGCGGGCTGGGCAACTCCGAAATACAATGCGTTGAGGAATATTTTTCAGAAACTGAATAATAATCAACTTCCTGAAGTGTCAAAACCTGTTAAAGTGATTAGCATTCCCGAATTTAAAATCACCAAAACGGCTTCGCTATTTGATGTTATTGAGGGAAAGAAATCGATTGTGAATAATCAACCTGTGACTTTTGAAGATTTGAATATCGGAAGTGGCTATATTTTATATCGAAGAATATTTGAAAAAGATGAAAAAGGAAAACTAGAAATAAAAGGACTGCGGGATTATGCGACGATATACATCAATAAAGATTTCGTTGGCGAACTGAACCGAATTAATAAAAAATATGATCTTGACATTGAAATCAAGAAAGGAGATCAGCTTGATATTTTGGTGGAAAATATGGGAAGGATTAATTATGGATCGGAAATTAATCATAATTTAAAAGGGATTATCAGTCCGGTAAAAATCAATGAAAGTGAAATTTCCAGAAACTGGCAGATGTTTCCTTTGCCTTTTGATGAATTTCTTAAGCATAATTTTAAAACGAAAAATATTCCTGAAAATGTTCCGGTTATTCAGGAAGCAGAATTTATTCTGGATGAAACGGGAGATACATTTTTAGATACTCGAAATTTTGGAAAAGGAATTGTTTTTATTAACGGTAAAAATCTTGGGCGCTATTGGAAGGTTGGGCCGCAGCAGACATTGTTTGTTCCCGGAGTTTGGTTGAAAAAAGGTAAAAATGTAATTCAGATTTTCGAACAATTGAATTCTAATGAAACGGTGAAAACAATCGATCATCCTATTTTAGACCAATTGAATAAGTAAAACTTGTCTTAAATTATCATTATTTTAATATTAACTAAAATTAATTATAAATAATTCTTCATAATAATCAATTGTAAATGAAAAATTGATTAAATTTAATCAAAACTAAATTTAAATAATAACCGCGAACTCAAAACGCAAGATTACACAAAGGGGTAATTGTTTCTGCTTTGTTTTCTGTTGAAATTTGTCTTAAACAAAAAGAGCATGAGTATTTCCATAGCCATAGTAGAAGACGAGAAAAACTACAACAATGCGTTGAAGAAGGTAATTAATTACCAAAAAGACATGAAAGTGGTGGCTCAGTTTTTTGATGGGAATGATGCGCTTCATAATTTGCCAGATTTTTCTCCGGATGTTGTGATGATGGATATTCAGTTGCAGGATATGTTGGGTATTGAAATCATCGAGAAGCTGAAAAAAGATATGCCCGAAACACAATTCATCATGTGTACAAGCTTTGAAGATGATGAGAAAATTTTCAATTCTCTAAAAGCTGGTGCGATAGGCTATCTCATTAAAGGAGAAAGCATGGATAAAATTTTGGCATCAATTCGGGACGTCTACAACGGCGGTGAGAAGAAAAATATCAATATTATGGATTTGAAAAATATGCATGAAGCCTATCAATGTAATATTAAATCAAAAATAGTTAGCGCAAGTACTGATATTAAAAATACTGATTATGTGAAGGTAAATGTTGAGCAATTATTTGATTATATAAAAAAAATTAAAACATATCTTCCAAAAGCAAAAAAAATGAAGTTTGAACTAACTGAGACGACCCCTGATAATAAAGCTTTTTTAAGTGATCAAATTGGATATCTTGCTTTTTTTAATAATGTTACTGACAATAGTGGTAAAAATATTGCTGAACTCTCAGATTATAATATGAACTCCCTTTGTCCTAATCAATGTCCATAAGTAAAGTTTACGAAATTGTTGTTCTGGTATGTTTTTTATATTCGATGTATTTATGGATATTTAAATCAAAATCAAAACAGCAATTTTATTTTTTTATATATCTACTTTTAGTAATATTAGTAGATATTATCCCTGTGCATTTTCCAAAGATTATTGGCTTTAATAGAAATATACTTTTCACAGGATATATCATTCTTTCCATAATGTATTTTGGCATTATTTATCATCAAAATATTTCATCTAAAATTTTCAGAATTTTTAATGTTGTTTTAATAATTATTCTAGTATTTCTGAATATGTTTCAGTTTAATATTCCCAAGATGGAAAGATTAAATCTAGTTCCAATGGCTAGCTTACCGATTTTATTCATTTTCGAATCTTTGTTGTGGTATTATCATAAACTAAAAAATATAAATGAATATAAAATAACAGATGATTTTTTATTTTGGATCAGTTCAGGTTTACTGATTTGGTCTGTCTTTTTTATTTTCAGAGCAATTCCTATGTATTTTTTACAAGACAATGATCCGAATTTATTAAGCTTTGTTATTGATGCTTTTTCAGTGGTTAATATACTTACTTATTTACTTTTCTTAATTGAGCTAATATTCATGAAAAAAAATGAAAGATCTTCCAGAAGAACTTAGAGCTACTTATTTTTTAGCAATTGTCATAATGATGTTCTTCGTTGGGTTCATCATTTTTGTCGTTCTCATGTACAATCGTAGACAATTACTTTATTTAAAAGAAAAACAGCTTCGGGAATCCGAACACCAGAATCAGCTTCTTCAAAAAGAACTTGAGAAACAGAAGTCTATTGAAAAGGAACGTGAACGTATTTCTCACGATATGCACGATGATTTAGGAGCAGGAATTTCTGCATTGAAACTTCAGGCAGAGTTTTTAAAGCAACGTCTGCAGGATGAAGAATTCAGAACGGATATCGATGAATTGTTGAAAACTTCAGAAGAGATGAATCTTTCGATGCGGGAAATGTTGTGGAGTTTGCATTCAGGGAATGACACTGTGGGAAGTTTTATTAATTACGCTAAAATGTATGCCGTAAACTTTCTCAAAAAAACAAAAATAAAACTTCAATTTGAAGAGGAAAATGTAGTTTCAGATTTTCCTATTTCAACAGAATTAAGAGGGAATTTATTCTTATGTGTAAAAGAAGCACTGAACAATGCATATAAACACAGTGACTCTGTTCAACTAAATGTTTCGTTTAGACAGAATGTTGAAAAATTCTCCATTAAAATTTCAGATGACGGAATTGGAATTAATCATGAAAATAAGGAGGGTAACGGACTTCGTAACATGCATCGCAGAATGCAGGAATGTAACGGTTCTTTGAAAATTTTACCTATAAAAAAAGGAACAGTCCTTCTTTTTGAAGTACTCTTTTGATTTGGTTTAAATATTTACCAAAAAGACAAATTGACACATTTTTAAAATTAACTAAAATTTAACGTGAAAATTCCCTATAAAATAGCCTGAAATTAGGTGAAAAAGTGAAAATTTAATTAAATTTGTATAAACTATAAAAAAAGAACAATGAGTTACATTTCTTACATAGAAGCGAGACAAATCTTGGATTCCAGAGGTAATCCTACAATTGAAGTTGATGTATTTACAGAAAATGGTGCGATGGGACGTGCTGCGGTACCTTCCGGAGCGTCTACAGGAGAACATGAAGCAGTGGAATTACGTGATGGTGGTTCGGAATATTTAGGAAAAGGAGTCCTGAAAGCTGTTGAGAATGTAAGAGAAATTATAGCGCCGGAGTTGGTAGGTCTTCCTGTTTATGATCAGAATTTTATTGATCAGATCATGATTGACCTTGACGGAACTAAAAACAAAGGAAATTTAGGAGCAAATGCTATCCTTGGTGTTTCTTTAGCTGCTGCGAAAGCTGCTGCTACAGAATTGAAAATGCCATTATACAAATATGTGGGGGGTGTCAATGCCAACACACTTCCAGTTCCGATGATGAACGTAATCAATGGTGGTTCGCACTCTGATGCGCCTATCGCTTTCCAGGAATTTATGGTAATGCCGGTAAAAGCGGATTCTTTCTCTCACGCTTTGAGAAAAGGAACGGAGATTTTCCACAGCTTAAAATCTATCCTTCATTCAAGAGGTTTATCTACTGCAGTAGGTGACGAAGGTGGTTTTGCACCAACTTTCACTGGAACTGAAGATGCTTTGGATACATTGCTTCAGGCAATTGAAAAAGCAGGTTACAAGCCTGGTGATGATATCATGATCGCATTAGACTGTGCAGCTTCAGAATTCTACAAAGACGGAATTTATGACTACAGAAAATTCCAGACTCCGGATGCTGCGCAATTCTCAAGCAGCGAGCAGGTTTCTTACCTTGCTGAATTGGCAAATAAATATCCGATTATCTCTATTGAAGATGGTATGCAGGAGAACGACTGGGAAGGTTGGAAATTGTTAACTGAGAAAATCGGAGACAGAGTACAGTTAGTGGGTGACGATTTATTCGTAACAAACGTAGAAAGATTGTCAAGAGGAGTTCAGGAGGGTATTGCTAACTCAATTTTGGTGAAAGTAAACCAAATCGGATCTCTTTCTGAAACAATGGCTGCAGTACAAATGGCTCAACACAACAAGTTCACTTCAGTAATGTCTCACAGATCAGGAGAAACTGAAGATTCTACCATCGCTGACCTTGCTGTAGCAATGAATTGCGGACAGATTAAAACAGGATCCGCTTCAAGATCAGACAGAATGGCCAAGTATAACCAATTACTGAGAATTGAAGAAGCTTTAGGCGAAACTGCAATTTTCCCAGGATTGGATACTTTTAAAATTAAAAGATAATTAA
The sequence above is a segment of the Chryseobacterium sp. MYb264 genome. Coding sequences within it:
- the rplQ gene encoding 50S ribosomal protein L17, whose amino-acid sequence is MRHGKKFNHLGRTASHRSAMLSNMACSLIEHKRINTTVAKAKALRVYVEPLLTKAKEDTTHNRRIVFSYLQNKEAVTELFRTVAPKIAERNGGYTRIIKTGFRPGDAADTALIELVDFNELYNPNAEEKKTTRRSRRSATAPKKEAVVAEAPVVEEKAAEPTAEAADSTEEKTEE
- a CDS encoding glycoside hydrolase family 35 protein, with translation MKKIIQNFGTIVLIFLSSFLFSQNTNSSFEIKNSSFLLNGKPFTIYSGEMHYPRVPQEYWKHRLQMMKAMGLNTVATYVFWNYHEESPGKWNFSGEKDLKKFIKTAQEVGLYVIIRPGPYVCAEWEFGGYPWWLQKNKNLEIRTDNKAFLDECEKYITQLTKQIVPLQIDHGGPIIMVQAENEFGSYVEQRKEISLEQHRKYSYKIKDMLLKHGITVPLFTSDSSFYFVGGSIKGALPTANGENNVDVLKKSVDEYHGGKGPYMVAEYYPGWLDHWAEPFVKVSTEDVVKQSEIYIKNGVSFNYYMIHGGTNFAFTSGANYDKNSDIQPDLTSYDYDAPISEAGWATPKYNALRNIFQKLNNNQLPEVSKPVKVISIPEFKITKTASLFDVIEGKKSIVNNQPVTFEDLNIGSGYILYRRIFEKDEKGKLEIKGLRDYATIYINKDFVGELNRINKKYDLDIEIKKGDQLDILVENMGRINYGSEINHNLKGIISPVKINESEISRNWQMFPLPFDEFLKHNFKTKNIPENVPVIQEAEFILDETGDTFLDTRNFGKGIVFINGKNLGRYWKVGPQQTLFVPGVWLKKGKNVIQIFEQLNSNETVKTIDHPILDQLNK
- a CDS encoding response regulator, giving the protein MSISIAIVEDEKNYNNALKKVINYQKDMKVVAQFFDGNDALHNLPDFSPDVVMMDIQLQDMLGIEIIEKLKKDMPETQFIMCTSFEDDEKIFNSLKAGAIGYLIKGESMDKILASIRDVYNGGEKKNINIMDLKNMHEAYQCNIKSKIVSASTDIKNTDYVKVNVEQLFDYIKKIKTYLPKAKKMKFELTETTPDNKAFLSDQIGYLAFFNNVTDNSGKNIAELSDYNMNSLCPNQCP
- a CDS encoding sensor histidine kinase, with the protein product MKDLPEELRATYFLAIVIMMFFVGFIIFVVLMYNRRQLLYLKEKQLRESEHQNQLLQKELEKQKSIEKERERISHDMHDDLGAGISALKLQAEFLKQRLQDEEFRTDIDELLKTSEEMNLSMREMLWSLHSGNDTVGSFINYAKMYAVNFLKKTKIKLQFEEENVVSDFPISTELRGNLFLCVKEALNNAYKHSDSVQLNVSFRQNVEKFSIKISDDGIGINHENKEGNGLRNMHRRMQECNGSLKILPIKKGTVLLFEVLF
- the eno gene encoding phosphopyruvate hydratase, translating into MSYISYIEARQILDSRGNPTIEVDVFTENGAMGRAAVPSGASTGEHEAVELRDGGSEYLGKGVLKAVENVREIIAPELVGLPVYDQNFIDQIMIDLDGTKNKGNLGANAILGVSLAAAKAAATELKMPLYKYVGGVNANTLPVPMMNVINGGSHSDAPIAFQEFMVMPVKADSFSHALRKGTEIFHSLKSILHSRGLSTAVGDEGGFAPTFTGTEDALDTLLQAIEKAGYKPGDDIMIALDCAASEFYKDGIYDYRKFQTPDAAQFSSSEQVSYLAELANKYPIISIEDGMQENDWEGWKLLTEKIGDRVQLVGDDLFVTNVERLSRGVQEGIANSILVKVNQIGSLSETMAAVQMAQHNKFTSVMSHRSGETEDSTIADLAVAMNCGQIKTGSASRSDRMAKYNQLLRIEEALGETAIFPGLDTFKIKR